The proteins below come from a single Periophthalmus magnuspinnatus isolate fPerMag1 chromosome 7, fPerMag1.2.pri, whole genome shotgun sequence genomic window:
- the arhgef3l gene encoding rho guanine nucleotide exchange factor (GEF) 3, like, with amino-acid sequence MEVDANGDLRTSWMSTPGETSILVDHAAKKRKQHMSPVPVNQIIEDEEEEKECQSMSDHTKDSEEPSLKRVKPVTKSNSLTGVITPVKTPALKRIGQSISRSISFRTEARPLPPAPLRPRSKASSFPRRRNSQCWSDTVESHDLTAKEIKRQEVIYELTQGERQLIEDLSLVKKVYYEPMLKLDIMTESELGQIFGTLDSLIPLHEDLLERLERLRGSEKTVGEIGPTLLHWFPCLEAYVTYCCNQVGAKALLDQKKSEKRVEHFLRLCQESSFSRKLDLWNFLDLPRSRLVKYPLLLKEIQKCTPPEHPDEDTLPDALEMIQSIVAEVNKKTGEAECQFYRRGLTYLEESQRLPEIQQSRFLYCHGELKNNKGQRLHVFLFELALVLTRPGEDKDGGQAFTIYRQPLPNNLLNLEEIPDGEAGGGGAFRGAFTGGNDKVKNCFRVSSRGRSKANSYSLQANDSFSKQQWITSLRQAIIQSRDRNAHASQSLFPSYGDPALCHIADLSLSSDTEMAVQTSR; translated from the exons ATGGAAGTGGATGCGAATGGCGATTTGAGGACTTCCTG GATGTCCACACCAGGAGAGACATCCATCCTTGTTGACCATGCAGCT aagaaaagaaaacaacatatgaGCCCTGTTCCAGTGAATCAAATCATAGAG gatgaagaggaggagaaggagtgtCAGAGTATGAGTGACCACACCAAAGATTCAGAG GAGCCCAGTTTGAAAAGGGTTAAACCAGTGACCAAGTCCAACAGCCTCACAGGAGTGATCACCCCAGTCAAGACTCCTGCTTTAAAACGCATTGGACAGTCTATATCG AGGTCTATCAGTTTTCGCACTGAGGCTCGACCTTTGCCCCCGGCTCCTCTGAGGCCTCGGTCCAAGGCCTCGTCTTTTCCACGGAGACGGAACAGCCAGTGTTGGAGCGATACAGTGGAGAGTCATGACCTCACTGCCAAAGAGATCAAACGACAAGAG GTGATCTATGAGCTCacacagggagagaggcagCTCATTGAGGACCTCAGTCTGGTTAAAAAG GTTTACTATGAGCCCATGTTGAAGTTGGACATTAtgacagaaagtgaattgggaCAAATCTTTGGGACTCTGGACTCGCTCATCCCTCTGCATGAAG ATCTCTTGGAGCGGCTTGAACGTCTCAGAGGATCAGAGAAGACTGTTGGGGAAATTGGACCTACACTTTTACACTGG TTCCCCTGTCTGGAGGCCTATGTGACCTACTGCTGTAATCAGGTGGGGGCTAAAGCCTTATTGGATCAGAAGAAGAGTGAGAAGCGAGTGGAGCACTTTTTGCGGCTGTGCCAAGAGTCCTCTTTCAGTCGAAAACTGGATCTTTGGAACTTCCTGGACCTGCCCAGGAGCCGACTGGTCAAATATCCGCTTCTGTTAAAAGAGATTCAGAAGTGCACCCCTCCAGAACACCCCGATGAGGACACCCTGCCTGATGCT TTGGAGATGATCCAGAGCATTGTGGCGGAGGTGAATAAAAAGACTGGGGAGGCGGAGTGTCAGTTTTACAGAAGGGGGCTGACCTACCTTGAGGAGAGCCAGAGGTTACCCGAAATCCAACAGTCACGCTTCCTGTACTGCCATGGAGAGCTCAAGAACAACAAGGGACAG CGATTGCATGTTTTCCTATTTGAGCTGGCTCTAGTGTTGACCAGACCTGGAGAAGACAAAGATGGTGGTCAGGCTTTCACCATTTACAGACAACCTTTGCCCAATAACTTACTGAACCTGGAGGAGATTCCTGATGGAGAGgcaggagggggcggggccttcaGGGGGGCCTTCACAGGGGGAAACGATAAAG TGAAAAACTGTTTCCGGGTGAGCAGCAGGGGGCGGTCTAAAGCAAACTCCTACAGCCTTCAGGCTAACGACTCCTTCAGTAAACAGCAGTGGATCACCAGTCTGCGCCAGGCCATAATCCAATCACGAGACAGGAATGCTCATGCCAGCCAATCACTGTTTCCCTCCTATGGAGATCCTGCCCTCTGTCACATAGCTGACCTGAGCCTCAGTTCAGACACAGAGATGGCTGTCCAAACGAGTCGCTGA
- the uba1 gene encoding ubiquitin-like modifier-activating enzyme 1 — MSSSPLSKKRRLSGTETKTGSHCSSSNSVRTDLSHTPANGMAKNGNDAEIDEGLYSRQLYVLGHEAMKRMQNSNVLISGMRGLGVEIAKNVILGGVRSVTVHDEGVAEWRDLSSQFYLREEDLGKNRAEVSQPRLAELNNYVPVSSHTGTLSEDFLTRFQVVVLTESSLEEQQRVGEFCHDKGIKFIVADTRGLFGQLFCDFSDEMIVYDTNGEQPLSAMISMITKDSQGVVTCLDEARHGFESGDFVTFTEIQGMTELNGCKPIEIKVLGPYTFGICDTTGFSDYVRGGIVSQVKMPKKISFKSISSSLAEPEFMVTDFAKFERPGQLHIGYQALHAFQKKHGHPPVPWSQADGEELLTLAKEINCAQTGSAKVEELDEALLKKLSYVSAGDLAPVNAFIGGLAAQEVMKACTGKFMPIVQWLYFDALECLSEEGAVLTEEECAPRNCRYDGQIAVFGSKMQDTLAKQRYFLVGAGAIGCELLKNFAMIGLACGEGEVIVTDMDTIEKSNLNRQFLFRPADVTKMKSDTAAAAVKQMNPSIKITGHQNRVGPDTERVYDDDFFESLDGVANALDNVDARMYMDRRCVYYRKPLLESGTLGTKGNVQVVIPFLTESYSSSQDPPEKSIPICTLKNFPNAIEHTLQWARDEFEGLFKQPSENAMQYLTDPKFMERTLKLPGAQPVEVLEAVHKTLITDRPHSWVDCVAWARNHWQCQYNNNIQQLLHNFPPNQLTSSGAPFWSGPKRCPHPLEFSTSNDLHMDYVMAAANLHAQIYGIQGSTDRAGVVKILQDVKVPVFTPRSGVKIHVSDQELQNSNSSVDDSRFEELKAQLPTAETFKIKLCPIDFEKDDDTNFHMDFIVAASNLRAENYDIPPADRHKSKLIAGKIIPAIATTTAAVVGLVCLELLKIVQGHKKLETYKNGFMNLALPFFGFSEPIAAPKHKYYEIEWSLWDRFEVTGVQPNGEEMTLQQFLDYFKNEHKLEITMLSQGVSMLYSFFMPAAKLKERLALPMTEIVTKVSKKRLGKHVKALVFELCCNDLTEEDVEVPYVRYTIR; from the exons ATGTCCAGCTCGCCGCTGTCCAAGAAGCGTCGCTTGTCAGGAACAGAGACGAAGACGGGATCCCACTGCTCATCCTCTAACTCTGTCAGAACTGATCTGTCCCACACACCTGCCAAC GGCATGGCTAAAAATGGTAATGACGCTGAGATTGATGAAGGCCTGTACTCAAGACAACT TTATGTGTTGGGCCATGAGGCGATGAAACGCATGCAGAACTCCAATGTCCTGATCTCAGGAATGAGAGGACTTGGAGTGGAGATTGCAAAAAATGTGATCCTGGGAGGTGTTCGAAGTGTCACGGTGCATGATGAAGGTGTTGCAGAATGGAGAGACTTGTCTTCACAG TTTTACCTCCGAGAAGAGGATTTGGGAAAGAATAGGGCAGAAGTCAGCCAGCCTCGATTGGCTGAGCTCAACAACTatgtccctgtctcctctcacacTGGAACGCTCTCTGAGGACTTTCTAACCAGATTCCAG GTGGTGGTCTTGACTGAATCCTCCTTAGAGGAGCAACAGCGAGTGGGTGAGTTTTGCCACGACAAAGGGATCAAGTTCATAGTTGCTGACACACGTGGTCTTTTTGG CCAGCTTTTCTGTGACTTCAGTGATGAAATGATTGTGTATGACACAAACGGGGAACAGCCGCTGAGTGCCATGATTTCCATGATCACAAAG GACAGTCAGGGAGTGGTGACGTGTCTAGATGAGGCCCGTCATGGGTTTGAGAGTGGAGACTTTGTGACTTTTACAGAGATTCAGGGTATGACAGAGCTCAATGGATGTAAGCCTATTGAAATCAAAGTTCTTG GTCCGTACACCTTTGGTATCTGTGACACCACAGGGTTTTCAGACTATGTGAGAGGAGGAATAGTCTCTCAGGTTAAAATGCCCAAGAAGATTTCTTTT aaatCAATTTCCTCCTCCTTGGCTGAGCCAGAGTTTATGGTGACCGACTTTGCTAAGTTTGAGCGCCCTGGACAACTGCACATTGGATATCAAGCTCTTCATGCATTCCAGAAAAAACACGGTCATCCTCCTGTTCCTTGGAGTCAG gctGATGGAGAAGAGCTCTTGACTTTGGCCAaagaaatcaactgtgcacAGACTGGGTCAGCCAAAGTGGAGGAGCTGGATGAGGCTCTTCTGAAGAAGCTGTCATATGTGTCTGCTGGAGACCTGGCCCCTGTTAATGCCTTCATTGGGGGTTTGGCCGCTCAGGAAGTCATGAAG GCCTGCACAGGAAAATTTATGCCAATTGTGCAGTGGTTGTACTTTGATGCCCTGGAGTGCCTGTCTGAAGAAGGAGCTGTGCTCACGGAGGAAGAGTGTGCACCT AGAAACTGCCGTTATGATGGACAGATTGCAGTTTTTGGCTCAAAGATGCAGGATACTCTTGCCAAACAGCGATACTTCCTG GTTGGAGCTGGTGCCATTGGCTGTGAGTTGCTGAAGAACTTTGCTATGATTGGACTGGCATGTGGAGAAGGGGAGGTCATAGTGACAGACATGGACACCATTGAAAAGTCCAACTTGAACAGACAGTTCCTCTTCAGACCTGCTGATGTTACA AAAATGAAGAGCGACACAGCTGCTGCAGCCGTGAAGCAGATGAACCCTTCTATCAAGATCACAGGTCACCAGAACAGAGTGGGCCCAGACACCGAGAGGGTCTATGATGATGACTTCTTTGAGAGTCTAGATGGAGTTGCCAACGCTCTTGATAATGTTGATGCTC GTATGTATATGGATCGAAGATGTGTTTACTACCGTAAGCCCCTGCTTGAATCCGGGACTCTGGGCACTAAGGGAAATGTCCAGGTCGTCATCCCGTTCCTCACAGAGTCCTACAGCTCCAGTCAAGACCCCCCTGAAAAGTCAATCCCCATTTGTACCCTCAAGAACTTCCCCAATGCCATTGAACACACTCTGCAG TGGGCACGGGACGAATTTGAAGGACTGTTCAAACAACCATCAGAAAACGCCATGCAATACCTCAC GGATCCCAAGTTCATGGAACGAACTCTAAAACTTCCAGGTGCCCAACCTGTGGAGGTGCTCGAGGCTGTTCATAAGACACTGATAACAGACCGACCTCACAGCTGGGTAGACTGTGTGGCCTGGGCTCGCAACCACTGGCAGTGCcagtacaacaacaacatccaaCAGCTGCTGCACAACTTCCCTCCAAATCAG CTCACTAGCTCTGGTGCCCCCTTTTGGTCTGGACCAAAGAGATGCCCACATCCTTTGGAATTCAGCACTAGTAAT GACCTCCACATGGACTACGTAATGGCAGCAGCAAACCTGcatgctcaaatatatgggatCCAGGGCAGCACAGATCGGGCTGGTGTAGTCAAAATCCTGCAGGACGTCAAAGTGCCGGTGTTTACTCCTAGATCAGGCGTCAAAATACATGTTTCAGATCAAGAACTACAGAACAGCAATTCTTCAGTTG ATGACTCAAGATTTGAAGAGTTGAAGGCGCAATTGCCAACCGCAgaaactttcaaaataaaactgtgtcCTATTGACTTTGAGaag GACGATGACACAAACTTCCACATGGATTTCATTGTGGCAGCATCAAATCTGAGAGCAGAAAATTATGACATTCCTCCTGCAGACAGGCACAAG AGTAAATTGATTGCTGGCAAGATCATTCCTGCCATTGCCACAACCACCGCTGCAGTAGTGGGTCTGGTGTGTCTGGAGCTCTTAAAGATTGTTCAAGGACACAAGAAGCTGGAGACCTACAAAAACGGCTTCATGAACCTGGCTTTGCCTTTCTTCGGTTTCTCAGAACCCATTGCTGCTCCCAAACACAAG tactatGAAATTGAATGGTCTTTGTGGGATCGCTTTGAGGTCACAGGAGTGCAGCCAAATGGCGAGGAGATGACACTCCAGCAGTTCTTGGACTATTTTAAA AATGAGCACAAGTTGGAGATTACCATGCTTTCTCAGGGAGTGTCTATGCTCTATTCCTTCTTTATGCCTGCTGCCAAACTCAAAGAGAGACTGGCTCTACC GATGACAGAGATTGTGACCAAAGTGTCTAAGAAAAGGCTGGGCAAGCATGTCAAAGCGCTAGTATTTGAGCTCTGTTGTAACGACCTGACGGAGGAGGACGTAGAGGTCCCCTATGTGAGATACACCATCCGCTGA